From a region of the Flavobacterium branchiarum genome:
- a CDS encoding glycosyltransferase family 117 protein: MAQFNFNKWNTIIGWLTFTIALITYTLTVEPTMSFWDCGEYIATAAKLEVGHPPGAPLYQMMGAFFAMFAMDDQHVALMVNMMSVFSSAFTILFMFWSSSIILKKMISRFSEINTNNSIVILGSSFVGALAYTFSDSFWFNAVEAEVYAMASLLIALLFWLGLRWEQDMNTPRGNKWLLIISLVVGLSFGVHFMALLTIPAIGFLYFFKNYEKVTIKNFIIANIVVVAVLLFIFILLLPLTMAFFGKTEIYMVNEMGMPFNSGTIFVALVLIAFFYFGLRYTRQKGLVFYNTIILCILFILIGFSTWLMLPIRANANTVINENKPSDATEVLAYYNREQYGVNPLFYGPQYTEMFAGLDKNTPYLDKKPNYERDYTTGKYIITNNYKNAVQNMDDAQKAFLPRMWSTDHAENYANFTNPPAFKINPNYPYEDDLQKYGIDPSQLTEEEYNKATSQLRHEVEKTVMDFKKAYAQKQIDNEGYIKFLKSYQDYLIVEKPTTADNFSFMFEYQFGYMYWRYLMWNFVGRQSDVQGKYDNLDGNWISGIKFMDSIHLLSQDNLPSDVLNNKGRNVYFFLPFILGLVGLMYHANKDIKSFYVLLALFLFTGFALKIYLNERPFEPRERDYALVGSFYVFAIWIGFGVYALYETLQKYLAPKIAGPVVIVASLLAAPVLMASQNWDDHDRSNKYTAVAMAKAYLSSCDPNAILYTIGDNDTFPLWYIQEIEHFRTDVKIVNTSLFMTDWYIDQMKMKAYESDPLPISFTHDEYVGDNRDYVAHIPKIDNRWDIKDFINFIKNPKSTVEMQNGQTIHFYPTNKIRLTINKDNIIKNKVVAPKYYDSIVPYIDIDIKGSAIYKNRLMMLDILANNDWKRPIYFSGGAFDDEDYLWLKSYLQLDGMAYKLVPIKNVPSKEGGPMDMGQIDSEKMYNIVMKWDWGNSDSDKIYHDPETRRNSITYRTNLSRLMKQLIAEGKIDKAKNIINLAMTKMPLDKFGYYSLVEPFAKGYYDVGEKAKAHDLLEKLINKYKENLEYYSHLTPSEQSSLAIDIITDIERYRSLLQVMKESKDLPFYNKQKTIFNTYVNVFERFGREKE; encoded by the coding sequence ATGGCACAATTCAACTTTAATAAATGGAATACAATTATTGGTTGGTTAACTTTTACAATCGCTTTAATAACTTACACACTTACTGTCGAACCCACAATGAGTTTTTGGGATTGTGGTGAATACATCGCTACAGCCGCTAAACTTGAAGTAGGTCACCCACCTGGAGCTCCTTTATACCAAATGATGGGCGCTTTCTTTGCAATGTTTGCAATGGATGATCAGCATGTGGCCTTAATGGTTAATATGATGTCGGTGTTCTCTAGTGCATTCACAATATTATTCATGTTTTGGTCTTCTTCTATTATTCTAAAAAAAATGATCTCACGCTTTTCTGAGATCAATACAAACAATTCAATTGTTATCTTAGGAAGCTCTTTTGTTGGAGCACTAGCTTATACTTTCTCAGACAGCTTCTGGTTTAATGCTGTTGAAGCAGAGGTATATGCTATGGCATCCTTATTAATAGCCTTACTATTCTGGCTAGGATTGCGTTGGGAACAAGATATGAATACTCCTAGAGGCAACAAATGGTTACTAATTATATCCTTAGTAGTTGGCCTTTCGTTTGGAGTACACTTCATGGCATTGCTTACAATTCCTGCAATTGGATTCCTTTATTTCTTTAAAAACTACGAAAAAGTTACAATAAAAAACTTCATTATCGCTAATATAGTGGTAGTAGCAGTCTTATTGTTCATTTTCATATTACTACTTCCGTTAACAATGGCTTTCTTTGGTAAAACCGAAATCTACATGGTTAACGAAATGGGAATGCCTTTTAACTCAGGAACTATATTTGTAGCTTTAGTTCTTATTGCTTTCTTTTATTTTGGATTACGCTACACCAGACAAAAAGGACTTGTTTTCTATAACACAATAATTCTTTGTATCTTATTTATTTTAATTGGATTCTCTACTTGGTTAATGCTACCTATTAGAGCCAATGCTAATACCGTGATTAATGAAAATAAACCTTCGGATGCAACCGAAGTACTTGCTTATTACAATCGTGAACAATACGGTGTAAACCCATTGTTTTACGGACCTCAGTATACAGAAATGTTTGCAGGATTAGACAAAAACACTCCTTATCTTGACAAAAAACCTAATTACGAAAGAGACTATACAACTGGTAAATATATCATTACCAATAATTATAAAAATGCTGTACAGAATATGGATGATGCTCAAAAAGCATTTTTACCTAGAATGTGGAGTACCGATCACGCAGAAAACTACGCAAACTTTACAAATCCTCCTGCCTTTAAGATAAATCCAAACTATCCTTACGAGGATGACTTGCAAAAATACGGCATCGACCCAAGTCAACTAACTGAAGAAGAATACAATAAAGCAACTTCCCAACTAAGACATGAGGTTGAAAAAACTGTCATGGATTTTAAAAAGGCATATGCTCAAAAACAAATTGACAACGAAGGATACATAAAATTCTTAAAAAGCTACCAAGACTACTTAATTGTTGAAAAACCAACAACAGCAGACAATTTTAGTTTTATGTTCGAATATCAATTCGGCTATATGTACTGGAGATATTTAATGTGGAATTTTGTTGGTCGTCAAAGCGATGTTCAAGGAAAATATGACAACTTAGACGGTAACTGGATTAGTGGAATCAAATTCATGGACTCTATCCATTTACTTTCTCAAGATAACTTACCATCTGATGTTTTAAACAACAAAGGAAGAAACGTTTATTTCTTTTTACCATTTATTCTTGGTCTAGTTGGACTGATGTACCATGCGAATAAAGACATAAAAAGCTTCTATGTCTTACTTGCCTTGTTCCTATTTACAGGTTTTGCATTAAAAATATACTTAAACGAAAGACCTTTTGAACCTCGAGAAAGGGATTATGCACTTGTAGGATCCTTTTATGTATTTGCTATCTGGATTGGATTTGGAGTATATGCCCTCTACGAAACTCTGCAGAAATACTTAGCCCCAAAAATTGCTGGACCCGTAGTTATCGTAGCCAGCTTACTTGCCGCACCAGTACTTATGGCTTCTCAAAACTGGGACGATCACGATAGATCAAACAAGTACACTGCTGTAGCAATGGCAAAAGCTTATCTAAGCTCTTGTGATCCAAATGCTATCCTATACACCATTGGTGATAACGACACATTCCCTTTATGGTATATTCAAGAAATTGAACACTTTAGAACCGATGTTAAAATTGTAAACACCAGTTTATTCATGACTGATTGGTACATTGATCAGATGAAAATGAAAGCTTACGAATCAGATCCGTTACCAATTTCATTTACACATGATGAATATGTGGGGGATAACCGCGATTATGTAGCTCACATTCCGAAAATTGATAACCGATGGGATATTAAAGATTTCATAAACTTTATAAAAAATCCAAAGTCTACCGTTGAAATGCAAAATGGACAAACAATTCATTTCTACCCAACTAATAAAATTCGTCTTACTATAAACAAAGACAATATTATTAAGAACAAAGTAGTTGCACCAAAGTATTATGACTCGATCGTTCCTTATATCGACATTGACATTAAAGGAAGCGCTATATACAAGAACCGCTTAATGATGCTTGATATACTAGCTAACAATGACTGGAAAAGACCAATTTATTTTAGCGGCGGAGCATTTGATGACGAGGATTATCTATGGCTAAAAAGCTACCTTCAACTTGATGGTATGGCATACAAACTTGTACCTATTAAAAATGTTCCTTCTAAAGAAGGTGGACCAATGGATATGGGACAAATTGACAGTGAAAAAATGTACAACATCGTAATGAAATGGGACTGGGGTAATAGCGATAGTGATAAAATCTATCACGATCCTGAAACTAGAAGAAACAGTATCACATACCGTACTAATCTTTCTCGATTAATGAAACAATTAATTGCTGAAGGTAAAATTGACAAAGCTAAAAACATCATCAATTTAGCAATGACTAAAATGCCTTTAGACAAATTTGGATATTACTCATTAGTAGAACCTTTTGCTAAAGGATATTATGATGTTGGTGAAAAAGCCAAAGCACATGATTTATTAGAAAAACTAATAAACAAATACAAAGAGAATCTTGAATACTATAGTCATTTAACGCCTTCTGAGCAATCTAGCCTTGCCATTGATATTATTACTGATATCGAAAGATACAGAAGCTTATTGCAAGTAATGAAAGAAAGCAAAGACTTACCTTTCTACAATAAACAAAAGACTATCTTTAATACTTATGTAAATGTTTTTGAGCGATTTGGTCGCGAAAAGGAATAA
- a CDS encoding polysaccharide deacetylase family protein yields MSFYWIKTNKLIKHIFSNYYWDIPNKENKIYLTFDDGPTPEITEWVLSELKKRNAKATFFCIGNNIEKHPAIFKKIINEGHVIGNHTYDHLKGWKTPTETYLKNSLLCAKQIQESSAKTIQPKIFRPPYGKITKSQSTQLRQFGYKIIMWDVLSADFDRNISPEKCLQNVIKNVKPGSIIVFHDSVKASQNLKFALPKTLDYLKDNNFIFDVIY; encoded by the coding sequence ATGAGTTTTTATTGGATCAAAACAAATAAGCTAATCAAACATATTTTCTCTAACTATTATTGGGACATTCCTAATAAGGAGAATAAAATATACTTGACTTTTGATGACGGCCCTACTCCCGAAATCACCGAATGGGTTTTATCTGAACTAAAAAAACGAAATGCCAAAGCAACTTTCTTCTGCATCGGAAACAACATAGAGAAACACCCTGCTATTTTCAAAAAAATAATTAACGAGGGGCATGTTATAGGAAATCACACTTACGACCATTTAAAAGGATGGAAAACACCCACAGAGACCTACTTAAAGAATAGCCTTTTATGCGCCAAACAAATTCAAGAGTCATCTGCTAAAACCATTCAGCCAAAGATTTTTCGTCCTCCTTATGGAAAAATCACAAAATCCCAATCGACACAATTACGCCAATTTGGATATAAAATAATAATGTGGGATGTTTTAAGTGCCGATTTTGACCGAAATATATCTCCTGAAAAATGCTTGCAGAATGTAATCAAAAATGTAAAACCAGGAAGCATAATAGTTTTTCACGATAGCGTAAAAGCATCGCAAAATCTTAAATTTGCATTACCAAAAACATTAGATTATTTAAAGGATAACAATTTTATATTTGATGTTATTTATTAG
- a CDS encoding thioredoxin family protein: MSKFGELINAQVPVLIDFYTDWNESSISMHPVIKDVAAALGDKAKVIKIDVDKNQELADALRIKGLPTLMIYKDGQMIWRQSGELDANTIIGIVQEQL; the protein is encoded by the coding sequence ATGTCAAAATTTGGAGAACTTATAAATGCTCAAGTTCCAGTGTTAATAGATTTTTACACCGATTGGAACGAATCTTCTATTTCAATGCATCCTGTAATTAAGGATGTTGCAGCAGCGCTAGGCGATAAAGCCAAGGTGATAAAAATAGATGTGGATAAAAATCAGGAATTAGCCGATGCTCTTAGGATTAAAGGCCTTCCTACTTTGATGATATACAAAGATGGTCAAATGATTTGGAGGCAATCCGGCGAATTGGATGCAAATACTATTATTGGGATTGTACAAGAACAACTCTAA
- a CDS encoding metallophosphoesterase, with translation MVIRFIIICALFLFIELYSFQAVRTLIKLRWLLISYQVISLLLFIFIIYSFTQFDRSVGQTKQTMFTMGLMLLVYVPKIVITLVLLGEDIFRAGVGIVNYFIENPNTTTNSVIPSRRKFVSQLAVGLAAVPFLSLIYGIFEGRYNFKVFKQTVFFPDLPDAFDGFRITQISDVHSGSFDNPEKISYAIDLINEQNSDMILFTGDIVNTHATEMHPWLETFNKIKKPKYGKYSVLGNHDYGEYVTWPSEEKKEENFEAIKKLYEQIGFQLLLNEHTYIQKGDDKIALVGVENWGHNFKKAGDLNKASQNVNQDDFKVLMSHDPSHWEYEIKEHPKNFHLTLSGHTHGMQFGIEIPGYFKWSLAQYVYKQWAGLYENAGRYVYVNRGFGFHAYPGRVGIMPEITVIELKKGKNVA, from the coding sequence ATGGTCATTCGTTTTATAATTATTTGTGCTCTTTTTTTATTTATAGAGTTATATTCTTTTCAGGCTGTCAGAACATTGATCAAATTAAGATGGCTCTTGATAAGTTACCAAGTAATAAGTTTACTGCTTTTTATATTTATAATATATTCTTTTACGCAATTTGATCGATCTGTTGGGCAAACTAAGCAAACCATGTTTACTATGGGGTTAATGTTATTGGTTTATGTACCAAAAATTGTAATAACATTAGTGCTTTTGGGCGAAGATATTTTTCGTGCAGGAGTTGGAATAGTTAATTATTTCATCGAAAATCCAAATACTACAACAAATAGTGTAATTCCTAGCCGAAGAAAATTTGTAAGCCAATTGGCTGTAGGTTTAGCAGCAGTTCCTTTTTTATCTCTTATTTATGGGATTTTTGAAGGAAGGTATAATTTTAAAGTATTCAAGCAAACAGTATTTTTTCCAGATTTACCAGATGCTTTTGATGGATTTAGGATTACACAAATTTCGGATGTACACTCCGGAAGCTTTGATAATCCAGAGAAGATAAGCTATGCCATTGATTTGATAAACGAGCAAAATTCGGATATGATTTTGTTTACAGGAGATATCGTTAATACCCATGCTACCGAGATGCATCCTTGGCTGGAAACATTCAATAAAATCAAAAAACCTAAGTACGGTAAGTATTCCGTTTTAGGAAATCATGATTACGGGGAGTATGTTACTTGGCCATCTGAGGAAAAGAAAGAAGAGAATTTTGAAGCTATAAAAAAATTATACGAACAAATAGGTTTTCAATTGTTATTGAATGAACATACTTACATTCAAAAAGGAGATGACAAAATTGCTTTAGTTGGCGTAGAAAATTGGGGACATAATTTTAAAAAAGCAGGCGATTTAAATAAGGCATCACAAAATGTTAATCAAGATGATTTTAAAGTTTTAATGAGCCATGACCCAAGTCATTGGGAGTATGAAATAAAAGAGCATCCTAAGAATTTTCATCTTACATTATCAGGTCATACACACGGAATGCAATTTGGAATTGAAATTCCAGGTTATTTTAAATGGAGTTTGGCACAATATGTGTACAAACAATGGGCCGGTTTGTATGAAAATGCAGGTCGCTATGTATATGTAAATCGTGGTTTTGGTTTTCATGCTTATCCAGGAAGGGTAGGTATAATGCCTGAGATTACCGTGATTGAACTAAAAAAAGGTAAGAATGTGGCATAA
- a CDS encoding sensor histidine kinase has product MKIKHQLAIFNALTRLLLILVLWLMLPILIQNVVYRHINNGLIEKKKKFIEHLNQNEIDDFIENAADSTETYSQFSSLHSEFLVLSRLPKLPNQEKTSFVNENRIIEGEENEYRILQYHFTYENIGYELEIGSSLAEIKDLTFIIKLFIIVVLVVVVLITFLADTFYIEYLLKPFYKIIDTKIRRVNEPEAFDHTPIKAHSTDFRELDSVLNQMMDRIAELFKKEKQFISNVSHELLTPIALLKNKFENLLQNESLDDNAIDKIASSLKTLDMLKKIINNLLLISRIENNQYVANEVIDFHEIVNGLYEDLQDRIEDKGLEFSNDMKHDFDFRGNKTLLHILLYNLVTNAIKYNKENGSIIISDGFLEQRYYLSISDSGIGMNESQIENIFNRFTRISSDQDGQGLGLAIADSIASFHHIDIKVTSSPNEGTTFLLLFPNGIKA; this is encoded by the coding sequence GTGAAAATAAAACATCAATTAGCCATCTTTAATGCATTAACACGATTGTTGTTGATTTTAGTTCTATGGCTAATGTTGCCGATTTTGATTCAAAATGTAGTTTACAGGCACATTAATAATGGTCTTATAGAAAAGAAGAAAAAGTTTATAGAGCATTTAAATCAAAATGAGATTGATGATTTTATCGAAAATGCAGCAGATTCTACCGAAACTTATTCGCAGTTTTCTAGCTTACACAGTGAGTTTTTAGTTCTTTCGAGATTGCCAAAATTACCAAATCAAGAAAAAACCTCATTTGTTAATGAAAATAGGATTATAGAAGGTGAAGAAAATGAGTACAGAATCTTGCAATATCATTTTACTTATGAAAATATAGGGTATGAGTTAGAGATAGGAAGCAGTTTGGCAGAGATAAAAGACCTTACTTTTATTATTAAGCTCTTTATAATTGTAGTTTTGGTTGTGGTAGTTTTGATAACATTTTTAGCAGATACTTTTTATATCGAGTATTTACTCAAGCCTTTTTATAAAATAATTGATACAAAAATTAGGCGAGTTAATGAGCCCGAAGCTTTTGATCATACTCCGATTAAAGCACATTCTACCGATTTTAGAGAATTAGATTCGGTTTTAAATCAAATGATGGATAGGATAGCAGAATTGTTTAAAAAAGAAAAACAATTTATATCCAATGTTTCCCATGAGTTATTAACGCCAATAGCTTTATTGAAAAATAAATTCGAAAATTTATTGCAAAATGAATCTTTAGATGATAATGCAATAGATAAAATAGCCAGTTCGCTCAAGACACTAGATATGTTGAAGAAAATAATCAATAATTTATTGCTAATCTCCAGAATAGAGAATAATCAATATGTAGCCAATGAAGTTATTGATTTTCATGAAATCGTAAATGGATTATATGAAGATCTTCAAGATAGAATTGAAGATAAAGGATTAGAGTTCTCTAATGATATGAAGCATGATTTTGATTTTAGAGGCAATAAAACACTCCTTCATATTTTATTGTACAATTTGGTAACAAACGCAATAAAGTACAATAAAGAAAATGGGAGCATAATTATTAGCGATGGATTCCTAGAACAACGGTATTATTTATCTATTTCCGACTCAGGGATAGGAATGAATGAATCTCAGATCGAAAATATATTTAATCGATTTACACGTATTAGTTCCGATCAAGACGGGCAAGGTTTAGGTTTGGCTATTGCAGATAGTATTGCATCCTTTCATCATATAGATATTAAAGTAACTTCAAGTCCAAATGAAGGAACAACGTTTTTATTATTATTTCCAAATGGTATTAAAGCTTAA
- a CDS encoding response regulator transcription factor: protein MNILIVEDNKELAIEVRDFLSNGGYVCKIANTCNEALDEIGGNDYDAMLLDLGLPDGDGFDVLKAVRKTKSKIAVIVITARGELDDRIDGLHLGADDYLTKPFALTELSARLFAVIRRMHGYTLNDLVVHGFSLQLQDYKVSYDGTPINLTKKEFDIFQYLVLNKNRVITRLQLTEHIWGDILEINSDSNFIDVHVRNLRKKLDKHTTIDWFETVRNVGYRINT from the coding sequence ATGAATATTCTGATTGTCGAAGATAACAAAGAGCTGGCTATCGAGGTTCGTGATTTTTTGAGTAACGGTGGTTATGTCTGTAAAATTGCAAATACTTGTAATGAGGCATTAGATGAAATAGGAGGAAATGATTATGATGCGATGCTACTCGATTTGGGTTTGCCTGATGGTGATGGTTTTGATGTTCTAAAAGCAGTTCGAAAAACCAAATCTAAAATAGCAGTAATAGTTATAACAGCCCGTGGAGAGTTAGATGACAGGATAGATGGTTTGCATCTTGGAGCCGATGATTATCTTACAAAGCCTTTTGCATTGACAGAATTAAGTGCGCGTTTGTTTGCTGTTATTCGTAGAATGCATGGATATACACTAAATGATTTGGTAGTGCATGGATTTTCTTTGCAATTGCAAGATTATAAGGTGAGTTATGATGGAACACCGATTAATCTAACCAAAAAAGAATTTGATATTTTTCAGTATTTAGTACTGAATAAAAATCGTGTGATCACACGATTACAATTAACAGAGCATATTTGGGGAGATATTCTAGAAATCAATTCAGATTCTAATTTTATAGATGTTCACGTTCGTAATCTTCGAAAAAAACTAGACAAACACACAACAATAGATTGGTTTGAAACAGTAAGAAATGTCGGGTATCGTATTAATACTTAA
- the polA gene encoding DNA polymerase I has product MSTQKRLFLLDAYALIFRGYYAFIKNPRINSKGMDTSAIMGFMNSLLDVIKRERPDHLAVAFDKGGSALRNEIFPEYKANRDVTPEAIKIAVPYIQELLKAMHIPIIEVAGYEADDLIGTIAKQAEKENYKVFMVTPDKDFAQLVSDNIFMYKPARMGNGIEIWGVPEVLAKFEIERPEQVIDFLGMMGDAADNIPGLPGVGEVTAKKLLKEYGSMENLLANTDKLKGKMKENIEANVEKGLLSKTLATILLDCPVTFNESDYELTRPDIEKTDAIFQELEFRRMAEQFDNLFKTDGSGSTATTTPDTSDPKLYKKPQAKNEDQFDLFGSATTDENPEANRTPFYSNLENTPHSYQIIQGDLGLKLLLQNLQNQSSVCFDTETTGLNALHAELVGISFSYEKGKGFYVPFPENQDEAKTLIEKFVPFFENEAIEKIGQNLKYDLKILLNYGVSVKGKLFDTMIAHYLINPDMRHNMDILSETYLKYTPKSIEDLIGKKGKNQKSMREVALEDIKEYAVEDADVTLQLKEIFTTELDKTETKKLFEEIEIPLVSVLAAMETEGIRLDVDFLKSLSEELGNDIKTLEAKIYEIAGEQFNLASPKQLGDILFDKLKIGGAKQKKTKTGQYATGEEVLSFLAKDNEIVAAILDWRSLVKLQNTYVDALPLQVDPVSKRVHTDYMQTVAATGRLSSNNPNLQNIPIRTERGRQIRKAFIARDENYTLISADYSQIELRIIAALSGEENMIKAFQNHEDIHKSTASKVFNVPLEEVTREQRSHAKTVNFGIIYGVSAFGLSNQTSLSRSESATLIEAYYKTYPRLKSYIQEQIDFARENGYVQTILGRRRYLKDINSQNAIVRGGAERNAVNAPIQGSAADVIKIAMINIHKKLIDENWKSKMLLQVHDELVFDVHNEELEKIQPMIKHEMENAFIMAVPLEVELGLGRDWLEAH; this is encoded by the coding sequence ATGTCAACTCAAAAACGTCTTTTCTTACTTGATGCCTACGCCTTAATTTTCCGTGGTTATTATGCTTTTATAAAAAACCCTCGTATTAACTCCAAAGGAATGGATACCTCTGCAATTATGGGATTTATGAACTCCCTTCTGGATGTAATAAAAAGAGAGAGACCGGATCATTTAGCAGTAGCTTTTGATAAAGGAGGTAGTGCTTTACGAAATGAAATATTCCCTGAGTACAAAGCTAATCGCGATGTAACTCCCGAAGCTATAAAAATTGCTGTGCCTTATATTCAAGAATTATTAAAAGCAATGCATATTCCGATTATAGAAGTTGCCGGTTACGAAGCCGATGATTTAATTGGAACTATTGCTAAGCAAGCCGAAAAAGAAAACTACAAGGTTTTTATGGTTACGCCTGATAAGGATTTTGCACAATTGGTTTCTGATAATATTTTTATGTACAAACCTGCCCGAATGGGTAACGGAATTGAAATATGGGGAGTTCCTGAAGTATTAGCAAAATTTGAAATAGAACGTCCTGAGCAAGTAATTGACTTTTTAGGGATGATGGGGGATGCTGCCGATAATATCCCTGGACTTCCAGGAGTTGGAGAAGTTACTGCCAAAAAACTATTAAAAGAATATGGCTCTATGGAAAATCTTTTAGCAAATACGGACAAGCTAAAAGGAAAAATGAAAGAAAACATTGAGGCTAACGTTGAGAAAGGATTACTATCAAAAACATTGGCAACTATTCTATTAGATTGCCCTGTAACCTTCAATGAATCTGATTATGAACTAACTCGTCCTGATATCGAAAAAACGGATGCTATTTTTCAAGAATTGGAATTTAGAAGAATGGCAGAGCAATTTGACAATCTTTTTAAAACTGACGGAAGCGGATCAACAGCTACAACAACTCCAGATACTTCTGATCCAAAATTATACAAGAAGCCACAAGCCAAAAACGAAGATCAATTTGACCTTTTTGGAAGCGCTACTACAGATGAAAATCCTGAAGCAAACAGAACTCCTTTTTATAGTAATTTAGAAAACACACCTCACTCCTACCAAATTATACAGGGAGATTTAGGATTGAAATTACTTTTACAAAATTTACAAAATCAATCTTCTGTTTGCTTCGATACAGAAACCACCGGATTAAATGCCTTGCATGCTGAATTAGTTGGAATTTCATTTTCTTATGAAAAAGGAAAAGGATTTTATGTGCCGTTTCCAGAAAACCAAGATGAAGCAAAAACATTAATCGAAAAGTTTGTTCCATTTTTTGAAAATGAAGCTATTGAAAAAATTGGTCAGAACTTAAAATACGATTTAAAAATACTATTGAATTATGGTGTTTCGGTAAAAGGGAAGTTATTCGACACTATGATTGCGCATTACCTGATTAATCCAGATATGCGCCATAATATGGATATTCTATCTGAAACTTATTTAAAATATACACCAAAATCGATTGAAGATTTAATTGGCAAAAAAGGAAAGAATCAAAAATCGATGCGCGAAGTTGCACTCGAAGATATAAAAGAATATGCTGTTGAGGATGCCGATGTAACATTACAACTGAAAGAAATATTCACAACCGAATTAGACAAAACCGAAACTAAAAAGTTATTCGAAGAAATCGAAATTCCATTAGTTAGTGTTCTTGCCGCAATGGAAACCGAAGGGATCCGCCTTGACGTTGACTTCTTAAAATCACTATCCGAAGAATTAGGCAATGATATTAAAACATTAGAAGCTAAAATTTATGAAATTGCTGGAGAACAATTCAACCTTGCCTCTCCAAAACAATTGGGTGATATTTTATTTGATAAATTAAAAATTGGTGGAGCAAAGCAAAAGAAAACCAAAACAGGTCAATACGCAACTGGTGAGGAAGTATTAAGCTTCCTAGCTAAAGACAACGAGATTGTTGCTGCAATTCTAGATTGGCGTTCTCTTGTTAAATTACAGAATACTTATGTAGATGCTTTACCATTACAAGTAGACCCTGTATCTAAAAGAGTCCATACCGATTATATGCAAACGGTAGCTGCAACAGGCCGTTTAAGCTCAAATAATCCTAACTTACAGAATATTCCAATTCGTACCGAAAGAGGAAGGCAAATACGTAAAGCATTTATTGCACGTGACGAAAATTACACTTTAATCTCTGCCGATTACTCTCAAATAGAATTGCGCATCATTGCTGCTTTAAGTGGCGAAGAAAATATGATTAAAGCGTTCCAGAATCATGAAGACATTCATAAATCTACGGCTTCTAAAGTATTTAATGTTCCATTAGAAGAAGTAACTCGTGAACAACGTAGTCATGCTAAAACGGTAAACTTTGGTATTATCTACGGTGTTTCGGCTTTTGGACTAAGCAACCAAACTTCATTATCAAGAAGCGAAAGTGCTACTTTGATTGAAGCATACTATAAAACATACCCAAGATTAAAATCATACATTCAGGAACAAATAGATTTTGCTAGAGAGAATGGTTATGTACAAACTATTTTAGGCCGTCGCCGTTATTTAAAAGATATTAATTCACAGAATGCAATTGTACGCGGTGGAGCCGAAAGAAACGCTGTAAATGCACCAATTCAAGGAAGCGCTGCTGATGTTATCAAAATTGCAATGATTAACATTCATAAAAAATTGATTGACGAAAATTGGAAATCTAAGATGTTGCTTCAAGTACATGATGAACTTGTGTTTGACGTACACAATGAGGAACTTGAAAAAATTCAACCAATGATTAAACATGAAATGGAAAATGCATTTATAATGGCAGTTCCATTAGAAGTTGAATTAGGTTTAGGTAGAGATTGGTTAGAGGCACATTAA
- a CDS encoding helix-turn-helix domain-containing protein: MSTATKPNHIGRQISRIRELKDMKQEALAQALGVSQQSVSAIENSETIDDEKLKDVAKALGVSVEAITNFSEENVINYFNNFYDNSSGGNGIFNSNNYNCTFNPLDKLMEAGEENKKLYERLLQSEKDRNEDLMKLLKGK; the protein is encoded by the coding sequence ATGAGCACAGCAACAAAACCAAACCATATAGGACGACAAATTAGCCGTATTCGCGAACTAAAAGACATGAAACAGGAAGCTTTGGCACAAGCTTTAGGTGTATCTCAACAAAGCGTTTCTGCTATAGAGAACAGCGAAACTATAGACGACGAAAAACTAAAAGATGTGGCAAAAGCTCTGGGAGTAAGTGTAGAAGCTATAACGAATTTTTCAGAAGAAAATGTAATTAATTATTTTAACAACTTCTACGACAACAGTAGTGGCGGAAACGGAATATTCAATTCCAATAATTACAATTGCACATTTAATCCATTAGATAAATTAATGGAAGCTGGTGAGGAAAACAAAAAACTTTACGAACGCTTACTTCAATCTGAAAAAGACAGAAACGAAGATTTGATGAAATTATTAAAAGGAAAATAG